Proteins found in one Oryza glaberrima chromosome 4, OglaRS2, whole genome shotgun sequence genomic segment:
- the LOC127771838 gene encoding uncharacterized protein LOC127771838: MAAATVIAVCDGGDGDRCVRRWPRRMRVTAATPSLVPTLVLPPSSCRGLAAAAALPGISGGGGSACFGSSSGSHRSFSHLAIPHPSSPSLPISSTTPPIAKPWTPDEVVVERSDTKQCGGGGVRGVAGRDVEVAVERSSQMPQQRQQRRVVGLGAGAGGKEECSSIEEGYWVVHDLVSAKICIVGGVRRRSTDEEGNNGRKNEIFSFLTRTQKQD, encoded by the exons atggcggcggcgacggtgattGCTgtgtgcgacggcggcgatggcgatcgcTGCGTGCGGCGATGGCCGAGGAGGATGCGCGTGACGGCGGCAACCCCATCCCTAGTCCCTACTCTAGTCCTCCCCCCAAGCAGCTGCAGAGGAttagcggcggcagcggctctgCCTGGGattagcggcggcggcggctctgccTGCTTCGGCAGTAGCAGCGGCAGCCACCGTTCCTTCTCCCATTTGGCCATTCCCCATCCCTCCTCTCCCAGTCTCCCCATCAGCAGCACCACTCCTCCAATTGCAA AACCTTGGACACCAGACGAGGTGGTCGTGGAGAGATCGGACACCAAGcaatgcggcggcggtggcgttagGGGCGTTGCCGGCCGCGACGTCGAGGTGGCCGTGGAGAGGTCGAGCCAGATGCcacagcagcggcagcagcggcgagtCGTTGGActaggcgccggcgccggtggcaaGGAAGAATGCAGTAGCATCGAGGAAGGATATTGGGTTGTGCATGATCTGGTTTCTGCTAAGATATGCATCGTCGGTGGCGTACGGCGAAGAAGTACAGATGAGGAAGGAAACAACGGGCGCAAGAAtgagattttttcttttttgacgaGAACCCAGAAACAAGATTGA